In one Candidatus Pelagibacter sp. HTCC7211 genomic region, the following are encoded:
- a CDS encoding DUF1467 family protein, with protein sequence MSITGLAIIYIIIWWIVFFAILPIDVNRTKTVKIEGEDPGSPENPKMLKKFIYCTGITSFIFVIIYLLMKYEYLNLRNIIN encoded by the coding sequence ATGAGCATTACTGGTTTAGCCATCATTTATATAATTATTTGGTGGATTGTGTTTTTTGCTATTTTGCCAATAGATGTGAATAGAACAAAAACGGTTAAAATTGAAGGTGAAGATCCTGGATCACCAGAAAATCCAAAAATGTTAAAAAAGTTTATTTATTGTACTGGTATAACAAGCTTTATTTTCGTAATAATTTATTTATTGATGAAATATGAATACTTAAACTTAAGAAATATTATTAATTAA
- a CDS encoding type III pantothenate kinase, whose product MYLLGDIGNSETKLFLVSKQNKILKKIIFLTKDINQKKLKKNFKIDFKKIEKILFCSVVPKSFNLIKKYLIKKTKVKCNEVKNLNLKSLIKIKVNYKQVGSDRITNAISLMNNKDNFIILDFGTATTFDVLIKNTYTGGIIAPGIRLSLNTLSDKATLIPKINLKLIKKVIGKDTISAVRSGFFWGYAGLIDNIINLIKKETRKSFKVIITGGFSELFKKSIKTKVIHNKDITINGLLKITKLIK is encoded by the coding sequence ATGTACTTATTAGGTGATATTGGAAATAGTGAGACCAAACTTTTTTTGGTATCTAAACAAAATAAAATTCTTAAAAAAATAATTTTTTTAACTAAGGACATAAATCAAAAAAAACTAAAAAAAAATTTTAAAATAGATTTTAAGAAAATAGAAAAAATATTATTCTGTAGTGTTGTTCCAAAATCTTTTAATTTAATTAAGAAATATTTAATTAAAAAAACTAAAGTAAAATGCAATGAAGTTAAAAATTTGAATTTAAAATCTTTAATTAAAATTAAAGTTAATTATAAACAAGTTGGTTCAGACAGAATTACTAATGCAATAAGTTTAATGAATAATAAAGATAATTTTATAATTCTTGATTTTGGTACTGCTACAACATTTGACGTACTTATAAAAAATACTTATACAGGTGGAATAATTGCTCCAGGTATAAGACTTTCTTTAAATACCTTGTCAGACAAAGCAACTTTAATCCCTAAAATTAATCTAAAATTAATAAAAAAAGTTATCGGTAAAGACACAATCTCAGCTGTTAGATCGGGTTTTTTCTGGGGTTATGCTGGTTTAATTGACAATATCATTAATTTAATTAAGAAAGAGACAAGAAAATCTTTTAAAGTAATTATTACTGGGGGATTTTCTGAATTATTTAAAAAATCAATAAAAACAAAGGTTATTCATAATAAGGATATTACTATTAACGGACTTCTAAAGATCACAAAATTAATCAAATAA
- a CDS encoding lipoprotein-releasing ABC transporter permease subunit, with translation MISTLEKEITFRFLKARKKDGFLNIISIFSFIGISLGVAVLIIVMSVMNGFRTELINKIVGFNSHITVKSYEENGINQNKLKNNNLKLISNDIIFSNSGEAIILKNNTSKGIVLRGYKSDDFSKLTIIKNKKFKGIRSHLDENSISIGNELSFSLDLKIGDKITLMSPSGVETIIGSMPKQKIFKVTSIFNSGLADFDNNIALINLDTLDDFFGFEKKDRNLEIYLKNPNNIETQKQIVQEIFDQEFIYTWADMNKSLFSALKVERNVMFIILSLIIIVAAFNIISGLTILVKNKTRDIAILKSIGVLNKSIIKIFFLIGILIGTSATLFGIFLGVTFSLYIENLRQFLSSTFNISLFPEEIYFLSKMPSEIDPSSILLISICSILITIIVSIFPAFKAAKLDPIKALKYE, from the coding sequence TTGATTTCTACGTTAGAAAAAGAAATTACTTTTAGATTTTTAAAGGCTAGAAAAAAAGATGGCTTTCTGAATATCATTTCAATTTTTTCATTTATTGGCATCAGCTTAGGTGTTGCTGTTTTAATTATAGTTATGTCTGTTATGAACGGTTTTAGAACAGAACTGATCAACAAGATTGTTGGTTTTAACTCCCATATAACCGTTAAGTCTTATGAAGAAAACGGTATTAATCAAAATAAACTTAAGAACAATAATCTAAAACTTATTAGTAATGATATTATTTTTAGCAACTCAGGAGAAGCAATAATCTTAAAAAATAATACATCAAAAGGAATTGTTTTAAGAGGATACAAAAGTGATGATTTTTCAAAATTAACAATTATAAAAAATAAAAAATTTAAAGGAATAAGATCTCATTTAGACGAAAATTCTATATCGATAGGTAATGAGCTAAGTTTTAGTTTAGATCTTAAAATTGGAGATAAGATTACACTGATGTCTCCATCTGGAGTTGAGACTATTATAGGCAGTATGCCAAAACAGAAAATTTTTAAAGTCACTTCAATTTTTAACAGTGGATTAGCTGATTTTGATAATAATATTGCTTTAATTAACCTGGACACTCTTGATGATTTTTTTGGCTTTGAAAAAAAAGATAGAAACTTAGAAATCTATTTAAAAAATCCAAATAATATTGAAACTCAAAAACAAATTGTGCAAGAAATTTTTGATCAAGAATTTATTTACACTTGGGCTGATATGAATAAGTCATTATTTTCAGCTTTAAAAGTTGAACGAAATGTTATGTTTATTATATTATCACTAATAATTATTGTTGCAGCGTTTAACATAATATCCGGTTTAACAATTTTAGTTAAAAATAAGACACGTGATATTGCTATTTTAAAATCAATTGGTGTTTTAAATAAATCAATTATTAAAATCTTTTTTCTAATTGGAATATTAATTGGTACTTCAGCTACTTTATTTGGGATTTTTTTAGGAGTAACTTTTTCATTATACATTGAAAATTTAAGGCAATTTCTAAGTTCAACTTTTAATATTAGTTTATTTCCTGAGGAAATTTATTTCTTAAGTAAAATGCCCTCAGAAATTGATCCTTCATCAATATTATTGATATCAATTTGTTCAATATTAATAACAATAATTGTGTCAATATTTCCAGCATTTAAAGCTGCTAAACTAGATCCAATTAAAGCGTTGAAATATGAATAA
- a CDS encoding ribonuclease J — protein sequence MKDELLFCPLGGSGEIGMNMNLFGYGQPSDHKWIMVDIGVTFADDTIPGVDLIYPDPGFIVERRDNLLGIVLTHAHEDHIGAIAHLWPQLKCKIYATPFTAVLIKEKFKEKQIDITKDLKIVELNGKVSLDPFEIEYITLTHSILEPNGLKIKTPAGSILHTGDWKVDPNPLVGDKINQERLKQIGEEGVLAMICDSTNVFSAGRSGSELDVRKNLLNVMTRLKKRIIITSFASNVARMETAFYCAEKTGRQISLVGRSMHRIYKAARQCGYLKNTIEPIDAREAKNFSREKIVYLCTGSQGEPMGAMMRISSYIHPDVFIEKGDAVIFSSKIIPGNEKKLYKLHNQLVKDGIEVISEETEFIHVSGHPNREDLKDMYNWVKPKCVIPVHGEHRHMIEHINFAKEMQVPHPVQVENGDIVKLYPGDKPEVYDKAPSGRLYLDGSISVDGDSQSIKDRKNLSANGYMEVTIIITPKGNIHNNPVLSYRGLPVYDKDEFDYGLEYEIEKTTRSFKVGSRQQEHNLIDALKIACRKFSKEKTGKKPFTNINLVRI from the coding sequence ATGAAAGATGAATTATTATTTTGTCCACTAGGTGGATCAGGCGAAATAGGCATGAACATGAACTTGTTTGGTTATGGCCAACCAAGCGACCATAAATGGATTATGGTGGATATAGGTGTTACATTTGCTGATGACACAATTCCTGGAGTTGATTTAATTTATCCTGACCCTGGTTTTATTGTAGAGAGAAGAGATAATTTACTTGGGATAGTTTTAACCCATGCTCATGAGGATCATATTGGAGCGATTGCTCATTTGTGGCCTCAATTAAAGTGTAAAATTTATGCAACTCCGTTTACAGCTGTTCTTATTAAAGAAAAATTTAAGGAAAAACAAATAGATATAACTAAAGATTTAAAAATAGTTGAACTAAATGGAAAGGTATCATTGGATCCTTTTGAGATCGAATATATAACACTTACTCATTCAATTTTAGAACCTAATGGTTTGAAAATAAAAACTCCTGCTGGATCTATCCTTCACACAGGTGATTGGAAAGTTGATCCAAATCCATTAGTAGGTGACAAAATTAATCAAGAGAGATTAAAACAAATAGGTGAAGAAGGTGTTCTTGCAATGATTTGTGACTCAACCAATGTTTTTAGCGCAGGAAGATCAGGATCTGAATTAGATGTTAGAAAAAATTTACTTAATGTAATGACACGTTTAAAAAAGAGAATAATCATTACCTCATTTGCATCCAATGTTGCGAGAATGGAAACAGCTTTTTATTGTGCTGAAAAAACAGGAAGACAAATTTCATTGGTTGGTAGATCAATGCACCGCATTTATAAAGCTGCTCGACAATGTGGCTACTTAAAAAATACCATTGAACCAATAGACGCAAGAGAGGCTAAGAATTTTTCAAGAGAAAAAATTGTTTATTTATGTACTGGTAGTCAAGGTGAGCCAATGGGTGCAATGATGAGAATTTCAAGCTATATCCATCCAGATGTCTTTATAGAAAAGGGTGATGCAGTTATTTTTTCTTCAAAGATAATTCCTGGAAATGAAAAAAAATTATATAAACTTCATAATCAATTAGTCAAAGATGGTATAGAAGTAATTTCTGAAGAAACAGAATTTATTCATGTTTCAGGCCATCCAAACAGAGAAGATCTTAAAGATATGTATAATTGGGTAAAACCCAAATGTGTAATACCAGTGCATGGTGAACATAGACATATGATTGAACACATAAACTTTGCAAAAGAAATGCAAGTTCCTCATCCTGTACAAGTTGAAAATGGTGATATTGTCAAATTATATCCTGGAGATAAACCAGAAGTATATGATAAGGCGCCAAGTGGAAGATTATATCTCGATGGAAGTATAAGTGTAGATGGTGACTCTCAATCGATTAAAGATAGAAAAAACCTAAGCGCAAATGGATATATGGAAGTAACAATTATCATCACTCCAAAAGGAAATATTCACAATAATCCAGTGCTTTCTTACAGGGGTTTGCCTGTATATGATAAAGATGAATTTGATTATGGGCTAGAATACGAAATAGAAAAGACAACAAGATCATTCAAAGTTGGTAGTCGACAACAAGAACATAATTTAATCGATGCTCTTAAAATAGCATGCAGAAAGTTTTCAAAAGAAAAAACTGGAAAAAAACCATTTACAAATATTAATTTAGTCCGGATTTAA
- the proS gene encoding proline--tRNA ligase: MLLSKSFIPILKNNPSEAKIKSHQLMLRVGMIKQASAGIYSWLPLGFKVMKKIEKIVREEQDKIGAQEILMPTIQSSEIWKESGRYDDYGEEMLRIKDRQNREMLYGPTNEEQVTEIFRSSLKSYKSLPQLLYHIQWKFRDEIRPRFGIMRGREFYMKDAYSFDITDEDAFFSYNKFFLSYLRTFKRLSLTAIPMAADTGPIGGNLSHEFIILADTGESKIFTDKRIFDLTNDDTELEKSSLEQMRKRYEKFYSVTDEKFNKVEFEKMVSEENRLITKGIEVGHIFYFGDKYSKAMDTAVDLPGGKKDFVKMGSYGIGVSRLVGAIIEAKYDDENEIMKWPLSVAPYDIALIPMINKNDNSALEKANKINSELIRNNIEAIIDDTDENYSSKIKKMNLIGAPYQIIIGKKSDGDLLEFKEPGGETQNLSLEKIIEIITKQKASN, from the coding sequence ATGCTTTTATCAAAATCATTTATCCCAATTTTAAAAAACAATCCTTCAGAGGCCAAAATAAAATCTCATCAATTGATGTTGAGAGTTGGAATGATTAAACAAGCTTCTGCTGGTATTTACTCATGGTTGCCACTTGGCTTTAAAGTAATGAAAAAGATTGAAAAAATTGTCAGAGAGGAACAAGATAAAATTGGTGCTCAAGAAATTTTAATGCCAACAATTCAATCAAGTGAAATTTGGAAAGAAAGTGGTCGATATGATGATTATGGCGAGGAAATGCTTAGGATTAAAGATCGTCAAAATAGAGAGATGCTTTATGGACCAACCAACGAAGAACAAGTTACTGAAATATTTAGATCGTCTTTAAAATCTTATAAATCATTACCACAATTACTTTATCATATACAATGGAAATTTAGAGATGAGATTAGACCTCGATTTGGAATTATGAGGGGAAGAGAATTTTATATGAAAGATGCATACTCATTTGATATTACAGATGAAGATGCTTTTTTCTCATATAATAAATTTTTCTTATCTTATTTAAGAACATTTAAAAGATTATCTTTAACAGCTATTCCAATGGCAGCTGATACAGGGCCAATAGGCGGAAATTTATCACATGAATTTATAATTTTAGCTGATACTGGTGAAAGTAAAATTTTTACTGATAAAAGAATTTTTGATTTAACTAATGATGATACCGAACTAGAAAAATCATCTCTAGAACAAATGAGAAAAAGATATGAGAAATTTTATTCTGTAACAGATGAAAAATTTAATAAAGTTGAATTTGAAAAGATGGTCAGTGAAGAAAATAGATTAATAACAAAAGGTATAGAGGTAGGTCATATATTTTATTTTGGAGATAAATACTCAAAAGCAATGGATACAGCTGTAGATCTTCCTGGTGGAAAAAAAGATTTTGTTAAAATGGGCTCATATGGAATTGGAGTTTCAAGATTAGTTGGGGCTATTATTGAGGCTAAATATGATGATGAAAATGAAATCATGAAATGGCCATTGTCTGTTGCTCCATATGATATAGCACTAATTCCAATGATAAATAAAAATGACAATTCTGCTCTTGAAAAAGCAAATAAAATCAATTCAGAATTAATTAGAAATAATATTGAAGCAATTATAGATGATACAGATGAGAACTATTCGTCAAAAATTAAAAAGATGAACTTAATTGGTGCACCATACCAAATAATTATTGGAAAAAAATCAGATGGTGACCTTTTAGAATTTAAAGAACCTGGTGGTGAAACTCAAAATTTATCATTAGAGAAAATAATTGAGATTATAACAAAACAAAAAGCTTCCAATTGA
- a CDS encoding NADH-quinone oxidoreductase subunit M, with protein MNFPILSSLILLPTIGALFLFFTKDKEGNNSTAKYVSLFTTSVNFLISIYLWVSFDQSTSNFQFIEDRTWIEGFINYKVGVDGISILFIILTTFITPLCIISVNNSVKKRLRDFLIAILILESFMIGVFCALDLVVFYLFFEAGLIPMFLIIGIWGGPKRVYSAFKFFLYTLLGSVLMLVAIISIYWISGTTDVIKLYELGIDAKYQNLLWLAFFSSFAVKTPMWPVHTWLPDAHVEAPTAGSVLLAAILLKMAGYGFIRFSLGLFPIASEVFTPLIYALSVIAIIVTSLIALMQEDMKKLIAYSSVAHMGFVTLGVFTIQQQGIEGSIIQMISHGLVSAALFLCVGVVYDRMHSRLISSYGGIVTIIPKYSILFMIFTLAALGLPGTSGFVGEFLILMAVFKDNFLVAVLASIGVILGAAYMLWLYKRVIFGKLINSDLKSMMDLDRSEYFILTCLAIPTLYFGFYPDPLINTIEVSVNDLIDMYNKNLLIK; from the coding sequence ATGAATTTTCCAATTTTATCTTCTTTAATTTTATTACCAACTATTGGTGCTTTATTTTTATTCTTTACTAAAGATAAAGAAGGAAACAACTCAACAGCAAAATATGTCTCTCTTTTTACTACATCTGTTAATTTTTTAATTTCTATTTATTTATGGGTTTCTTTTGATCAATCTACATCTAATTTTCAATTTATTGAGGATAGAACTTGGATTGAAGGATTTATTAATTATAAAGTAGGCGTTGATGGTATTTCAATCTTATTCATTATATTAACTACGTTTATTACACCACTTTGTATTATTTCAGTAAACAACTCAGTTAAAAAAAGATTAAGAGATTTTCTTATTGCAATATTAATATTGGAAAGTTTCATGATAGGAGTTTTTTGTGCTCTTGATTTGGTAGTCTTTTACTTATTCTTTGAAGCAGGTTTAATTCCTATGTTTTTAATAATTGGTATTTGGGGTGGACCTAAAAGGGTTTATTCAGCATTTAAATTCTTTTTGTATACTTTGTTAGGTTCAGTTTTAATGTTAGTTGCAATTATTTCAATTTACTGGATCTCAGGTACTACAGATGTCATTAAGTTATACGAATTGGGAATTGATGCAAAATATCAAAACCTATTATGGTTAGCTTTTTTTAGTTCATTTGCTGTTAAAACACCTATGTGGCCTGTCCATACTTGGTTGCCAGATGCTCACGTTGAAGCACCTACAGCAGGATCAGTATTACTTGCAGCTATATTGCTTAAAATGGCTGGGTATGGATTTATAAGATTTTCATTAGGTCTTTTTCCAATTGCATCAGAAGTATTCACACCTTTAATTTATGCTTTAAGCGTTATTGCCATCATCGTCACTTCATTAATTGCTTTAATGCAAGAGGATATGAAGAAACTTATAGCTTATTCTTCTGTAGCTCATATGGGTTTTGTAACCTTAGGTGTTTTTACAATTCAGCAACAAGGTATTGAAGGAAGTATAATCCAAATGATTAGTCATGGATTAGTTTCTGCAGCATTATTCTTATGTGTTGGTGTTGTTTACGATAGAATGCATTCTAGATTAATCAGTTCATATGGTGGTATTGTTACAATTATTCCTAAATATTCTATATTATTTATGATCTTTACCCTTGCTGCTCTTGGATTACCTGGAACAAGTGGATTTGTTGGTGAATTTTTAATTTTAATGGCTGTTTTTAAAGATAATTTCCTTGTAGCTGTTTTAGCAAGTATAGGAGTAATTTTAGGTGCTGCATATATGCTTTGGCTTTATAAAAGAGTTATATTTGGAAAATTAATTAATTCAGATTTAAAATCAATGATGGACTTAGATAGATCTGAGTATTTTATATTAACATGTTTAGCTATACCTACTTTGTATTTTGGATTTTATCCTGATCCTTTAATTAATACAATTGAAGTCTCGGTTAATGATTTAATTGATATGTATAATAAAAATTTACTAATCAAATAA
- the nuoN gene encoding NADH-quinone oxidoreductase subunit NuoN, with product MENIDLILPEIFIALSIMFLLVLGVFKKKSSKIVFNISQLILLITAVITINETFAIDRITLFKDSVVIDHMSSLMKIITLLGAFLVLTISTNYLKTFKLFKIEYPVLILSSVLGMMVMISSNDLIVFYMGLELQSLALYVLATFNRDQLQSSEAGLKYFVLSALSSGLLLYGCSLIYGFSGSTNFDIISSQLNSNEYVLTFGIVFILVGLAFKISAVPFHMWAPDVYQGSPTSVTLFFTMVPKIAALTVFIRFLYVPFLNLIDQWQMIIVFLSIASMLFGAIAAIGQTNIKRLIAYSSISHIGYTLAGLAAGTNNGIQSSIVYISIYIIMNLALFSCLLMLKRNNKYYEDIKDLSGLSKNHPLLSLSLLVILFSLAGIPPLAGFFAKFYIFKAVIEQSMFFLAVVGLLSTVVAAFYYLRIIKIIYFDEEKEKYDEDHSIWLKFSLTFSTILILLYFIFPSQLIDVVSRINII from the coding sequence ATGGAAAATATCGATTTAATATTACCTGAAATATTTATTGCACTTTCAATTATGTTTCTATTAGTTTTAGGAGTTTTTAAAAAAAAAAGCTCTAAAATTGTTTTTAACATTTCTCAGTTAATACTTTTAATAACTGCAGTAATAACAATCAATGAAACTTTTGCTATTGATCGTATTACTTTATTTAAAGACAGTGTTGTAATAGATCACATGTCATCATTGATGAAAATAATTACTCTACTTGGAGCTTTTTTAGTTTTAACTATTTCTACAAATTATCTTAAAACATTTAAATTATTTAAAATTGAATATCCTGTTTTAATACTGAGTTCTGTTTTAGGTATGATGGTTATGATTAGCTCAAACGATTTAATTGTATTTTATATGGGTCTAGAACTACAATCTTTAGCACTTTATGTTTTGGCTACTTTTAATCGAGATCAATTACAATCTTCTGAAGCAGGATTAAAATATTTTGTTTTAAGTGCCCTATCATCAGGATTACTTTTATACGGTTGTTCATTAATATATGGATTCTCTGGATCAACAAATTTTGACATTATTTCAAGTCAGCTTAATTCAAACGAATATGTTCTAACATTTGGAATAGTATTTATTCTTGTAGGTTTAGCTTTCAAAATTTCTGCTGTTCCTTTTCATATGTGGGCGCCAGATGTTTATCAGGGATCACCTACATCTGTTACTTTATTTTTTACAATGGTACCAAAGATTGCTGCATTGACAGTATTCATTAGATTTCTCTACGTACCCTTTTTAAATTTAATAGATCAATGGCAAATGATAATAGTTTTTTTATCAATCGCCTCTATGCTTTTTGGAGCAATTGCTGCAATAGGTCAAACTAATATAAAAAGACTTATAGCTTACAGTTCTATTAGTCACATAGGTTATACGTTAGCTGGATTAGCAGCTGGAACTAATAATGGAATTCAGAGTTCAATTGTTTATATATCAATATATATAATTATGAATTTAGCACTATTTTCGTGCTTATTAATGTTGAAAAGAAATAATAAATATTACGAGGATATCAAAGATCTTTCAGGGCTTTCTAAAAATCATCCTTTATTGTCTTTATCTTTACTAGTAATTCTTTTTTCATTAGCTGGAATTCCACCACTTGCTGGTTTTTTTGCAAAATTCTATATTTTTAAAGCAGTAATAGAGCAGTCTATGTTCTTCTTGGCTGTAGTAGGTTTGCTATCAACTGTTGTAGCTGCATTTTATTATTTAAGAATTATAAAAATTATTTATTTTGATGAAGAAAAAGAAAAGTATGACGAAGATCATAGTATCTGGTTAAAATTTTCACTCACTTTTTCAACAATATTAATTCTACTATACTTCATTTTCCCAAGTCAATTAATTGACGTTGTATCAAGAATTAATATTATTTAA
- a CDS encoding ABC transporter ATP-binding protein produces MNNYLQLKNISKNFNIDKKIKVLKNLSYDFHKGKVYALMGPSGSGKSTLLNLISLIDRPSLGSIKFSNNQINFNNKNKNDIFRAKNIGIVYQQNNLLPDFTALENVYLANLSLNNNKDLAISKAENLLKKIGLSNRSNHFPSQLSGGESQRVAIARAIINDPEIILADEPTGSLDLNTAKEIFQLLESQKNPNRLIIFATHNRFFANKADLLLEMSDGKIKPSHG; encoded by the coding sequence ATGAATAATTATCTTCAATTAAAAAATATTTCAAAAAACTTTAATATTGATAAAAAAATTAAGGTATTAAAAAATTTATCATATGATTTTCATAAAGGAAAAGTTTATGCTTTAATGGGTCCCTCTGGATCTGGTAAATCTACATTACTTAATTTAATTTCTTTGATTGATAGACCTTCACTTGGGTCTATTAAATTCAGTAATAATCAGATTAATTTTAACAACAAAAATAAGAATGACATCTTTAGAGCCAAAAATATTGGTATTGTTTATCAACAAAATAATTTGCTTCCTGATTTTACAGCGTTAGAAAATGTTTATTTAGCAAATCTATCTTTGAACAATAATAAAGATTTGGCAATATCAAAAGCAGAAAATTTATTAAAAAAAATTGGTTTATCAAATAGATCAAATCATTTTCCCTCTCAATTATCTGGAGGCGAGTCTCAAAGAGTTGCGATTGCAAGAGCTATTATTAACGATCCTGAAATTATTCTTGCAGATGAACCAACTGGAAGTCTAGATTTAAATACAGCAAAAGAAATTTTTCAACTTTTGGAAAGTCAAAAAAATCCTAATAGGCTCATAATATTTGCAACTCACAATAGATTTTTTGCAAATAAAGCAGATTTACTATTGGAGATGAGTGATGGTAAGATAAAACCTTCACATGGCTGA
- a CDS encoding biotin--[acetyl-CoA-carboxylase] ligase: MKFKKFNFKKVKSTNNTAIRIIKNTNFKFGMVISDTQLSGKGQYGNKWISYKGNLFVSFFHELKNINMSLSALTKINCLLVKKILIKYCKKKIVFKKPNDLLINKKKVSGILQEIISISDKSFLIIGIGINLIKSPKIKKYPTTNLYEITNKRINKKKFENDLKEVFEKNLSKMYKINYKMNGM; the protein is encoded by the coding sequence ATGAAATTTAAAAAATTTAATTTTAAAAAAGTTAAAAGTACAAACAACACAGCAATTCGAATTATTAAAAATACAAATTTTAAATTTGGTATGGTAATTTCAGATACTCAATTAAGCGGCAAAGGTCAGTATGGGAATAAATGGATTTCATATAAAGGAAATTTGTTTGTAAGTTTTTTCCACGAACTTAAAAATATTAATATGTCTTTATCAGCCTTAACTAAAATTAATTGTTTATTAGTCAAAAAGATATTAATCAAATATTGTAAAAAAAAAATTGTATTTAAAAAACCAAATGATTTATTGATAAATAAAAAAAAGGTAAGTGGAATACTGCAAGAAATTATATCAATATCAGATAAAAGTTTTCTAATTATTGGCATAGGCATAAATTTAATTAAAAGTCCTAAAATAAAAAAATATCCAACAACAAATTTATACGAAATAACAAATAAACGAATTAATAAGAAAAAATTCGAAAATGATCTAAAAGAAGTTTTTGAAAAAAACTTATCTAAAATGTATAAGATAAATTACAAAATGAATGGAATGTAA